The Kitasatospora setae KM-6054 genome contains a region encoding:
- a CDS encoding aromatic ring-hydroxylating dioxygenase subunit alpha: MTQFARNQWYVAAYAAEVGDDLLGRTVLGEPVVLYRSAEDGRAIALADRCVHRRFPLSESRREGDAIICGYHGFTYDRTGACVSVPGQTRVPRTARVAAYPVVEQDSLVWIWIGDPAAADASRVPRAPHLADPAMTTVRGMEPIDADYGLLVDNLLDLSHETYLHGGYIGTPEVAATPITTEVDEEAGVVRVSRHMADAECPPFYARSTGIEGRISRLQDIEYFAPCLYLLHSRITPVGQPGPVFRTEITYAITPSAPGRVYDFWAVSRDFAVGDEQVTAFLRDFNHTVVMQDVDALDLLQRALDTEPGPYQELSINIDTGALAARRILAALAAAGADRADA; this comes from the coding sequence ATGACCCAGTTCGCCCGCAACCAGTGGTACGTCGCCGCGTACGCGGCCGAGGTCGGCGACGACCTGCTCGGCCGCACGGTCCTCGGCGAGCCCGTGGTGCTCTACCGCTCGGCGGAGGACGGCCGGGCGATCGCGCTGGCGGACCGCTGCGTGCACCGCCGCTTCCCGCTCTCCGAGAGCCGCCGCGAGGGCGACGCGATCATCTGCGGCTACCACGGCTTCACCTACGACCGGACCGGCGCCTGCGTCTCCGTCCCCGGCCAGACCCGGGTGCCGCGCACCGCGCGGGTCGCCGCGTACCCCGTCGTCGAGCAGGACTCGCTGGTGTGGATCTGGATCGGCGACCCGGCCGCCGCCGACGCCTCCCGCGTCCCGCGCGCCCCGCACCTGGCCGACCCGGCGATGACCACCGTGCGCGGCATGGAGCCGATCGACGCCGACTACGGCCTGCTGGTGGACAACCTGCTCGACCTCTCGCACGAGACGTACCTGCACGGCGGCTACATCGGCACCCCCGAGGTGGCGGCCACCCCGATCACCACCGAGGTGGACGAGGAGGCGGGCGTGGTCCGGGTCTCCCGGCACATGGCGGACGCCGAGTGCCCGCCGTTCTACGCCCGTTCCACCGGCATCGAGGGCCGGATCAGCCGGCTCCAGGACATCGAGTACTTCGCCCCCTGCCTGTACCTGCTGCACAGCCGGATCACCCCGGTCGGGCAGCCCGGGCCGGTCTTCCGCACCGAGATCACCTACGCGATCACCCCGTCGGCGCCCGGCCGGGTCTACGACTTCTGGGCCGTCTCGCGGGACTTCGCGGTCGGCGACGAGCAGGTCACCGCGTTCCTGCGGGACTTCAACCACACCGTGGTGATGCAGGACGTCGACGCCCTCGACCTGCTCCAGCGCGCCCTGGACACCGAGCCCGGCCCCTACCAGGAGCTCAGCATCAACATCGACACCGGCGCGCTGGCCGCCCGCCGGATCCTCGCCGCGCTGGCCGCCGCCGGCGCCGACCGGGCCGACGCGTGA
- a CDS encoding glycoside hydrolase family 9 protein, with amino-acid sequence MPPIPSGRGLPRRAAAVLTGLALAAGGLTATAGATALAPALAPAAATVGAPADFPVRVNQLGYLPDGPKRATVVSAATAPLGWQLRDSAGAQVASGSTTVHGADQASGQSTHLVDFGAYTGTGTGFTLVVGGLASHPFAISAALYDGLRADSLNFFYQQRSGIAIDAALAGGSAYARPAGHLGVAPNKGDTSVPCQAGVCDYRLDVRGGWYDAGDQGKYVVNGGIATWELVGSFERARRAGGDAALGDATLRVPERGNGVPDVLDEARWELEFLLRMQVPDGKPLAGTAFHKIHDAQWTGLPTRPELDDQQRELHRPSTAATLNLAATAAQCARVYAPYDAAFAARCLDAARRAWSAAKANPNLLAPATDSTGGGAYEDADVSDEFYWAAAELLATTGEAQYRDAVTSSPLHARPADAFWWGGTATLGRITLATVPGVALPADDLARLRGLLTTAADGYLSTMGGQGYAVPLAPDGYVWGSNSAVANNAMVLAVAYELTGQQRYRSGALETMDYLLGRNALDRSYVSGYGARAAENEHHRFWAHQNDASLPHPPAGSFAGGPNSGLQDPVAEAQLAGCAPAACYVDDIGSYSTNEVAVNWNASLAWLAAFAAERRPAPAVPAVQVTPAAVTVPEGGSASVAVKLSAAPAQNVTVTVTRTSGDTDLAAATSSLLFTPADWAAAQQVSLTAAQDADTLAGSALFTVSGPGVQSATFTATEADDDTAPPAASCAVAYTVDSSWGNGFTATVTARNTGASTLAGWTLGWSFAGDQRITNAWNATASQSGAAVTARDAGWNGTLAPGASASFGFQATYSGGNATPARFTVNGADCA; translated from the coding sequence GTGCCTCCGATCCCCTCCGGCCGCGGGCTGCCCCGGCGCGCGGCCGCCGTGCTGACCGGCCTGGCCCTGGCCGCCGGCGGCCTCACCGCCACCGCCGGCGCCACCGCGCTCGCCCCCGCGCTCGCCCCCGCCGCCGCCACCGTCGGCGCGCCCGCCGACTTCCCGGTCCGGGTCAACCAGCTCGGCTACCTGCCGGACGGCCCCAAGCGGGCCACCGTGGTCAGCGCGGCGACCGCCCCGCTCGGCTGGCAGCTGCGCGACTCGGCCGGCGCCCAGGTCGCGTCCGGCAGCACCACCGTGCACGGCGCCGACCAGGCGTCCGGCCAGTCCACCCACCTGGTGGACTTCGGCGCCTACACCGGCACCGGCACCGGCTTCACGCTGGTCGTCGGCGGCCTGGCCAGCCACCCGTTCGCCATCTCGGCCGCGCTGTACGACGGGCTGCGCGCGGACAGCCTGAACTTCTTCTACCAGCAGCGCAGCGGCATCGCGATCGACGCCGCCCTCGCGGGCGGCAGCGCGTACGCCCGCCCCGCCGGGCACCTGGGGGTGGCGCCGAACAAGGGCGACACCAGCGTGCCGTGCCAGGCCGGGGTGTGCGACTACCGGCTGGACGTGCGCGGCGGCTGGTACGACGCGGGCGACCAGGGCAAGTACGTGGTCAACGGCGGCATCGCGACCTGGGAGCTGGTCGGCTCCTTCGAGCGGGCCCGCCGCGCGGGCGGCGACGCGGCCCTCGGCGACGCGACGCTGCGGGTGCCCGAGCGCGGCAACGGCGTGCCGGACGTGCTGGACGAGGCCCGCTGGGAGCTGGAGTTCCTGCTCCGGATGCAGGTCCCGGACGGCAAGCCGCTGGCCGGGACGGCCTTCCACAAGATCCACGACGCGCAGTGGACCGGCCTGCCGACCCGCCCCGAACTCGACGACCAGCAGCGCGAGTTGCACAGACCGTCGACCGCCGCCACGCTCAACCTGGCCGCCACCGCCGCCCAGTGCGCCCGGGTCTACGCGCCGTACGACGCCGCCTTCGCCGCCCGCTGCCTGGACGCGGCCCGCCGCGCCTGGAGCGCCGCCAAGGCCAACCCGAACCTGCTCGCCCCGGCCACCGACAGCACCGGCGGCGGCGCCTACGAGGACGCCGACGTCTCCGACGAGTTCTACTGGGCGGCGGCCGAACTCCTCGCCACCACCGGCGAGGCGCAGTACCGGGACGCCGTCACCTCCTCCCCGCTGCACGCCAGGCCGGCGGACGCCTTCTGGTGGGGCGGCACCGCGACGCTCGGCCGGATCACCCTGGCCACCGTGCCCGGCGTGGCACTGCCCGCCGACGACCTGGCCCGGCTGCGCGGCCTGCTGACCACGGCCGCCGACGGCTACCTGTCCACCATGGGCGGCCAGGGCTACGCGGTGCCGCTCGCCCCCGACGGCTACGTGTGGGGCTCCAACAGCGCGGTCGCCAACAACGCGATGGTGCTGGCTGTCGCCTACGAGCTGACCGGTCAACAGCGCTACCGCAGCGGGGCGTTGGAGACCATGGACTACCTGCTGGGCCGCAACGCGCTGGACCGCTCCTACGTGAGCGGCTACGGCGCGCGCGCCGCGGAGAACGAGCACCACCGCTTCTGGGCGCACCAGAACGACGCCTCGCTGCCGCACCCGCCGGCCGGCTCGTTCGCGGGCGGCCCGAACTCCGGCCTGCAGGACCCGGTCGCCGAGGCCCAACTGGCGGGCTGCGCCCCGGCGGCCTGCTACGTCGACGACATCGGCTCGTACTCGACCAACGAGGTGGCGGTCAACTGGAACGCCTCGCTGGCCTGGCTGGCCGCGTTCGCCGCCGAGCGGCGCCCGGCCCCGGCGGTGCCCGCCGTGCAGGTCACGCCCGCGGCGGTGACCGTCCCCGAGGGCGGTTCGGCGTCGGTCGCGGTGAAGCTCTCGGCCGCGCCCGCCCAGAACGTGACGGTGACGGTCACCCGCACCTCGGGCGACACCGACCTGGCGGCCGCCACCTCCTCGCTGCTCTTCACCCCCGCCGACTGGGCCGCCGCGCAGCAGGTTTCGCTGACGGCGGCACAGGACGCGGACACCCTGGCGGGCAGCGCGCTGTTCACCGTCTCCGGCCCGGGCGTCCAGTCGGCGACCTTCACGGCCACCGAGGCGGACGACGACACCGCGCCGCCCGCGGCGAGCTGCGCGGTGGCCTACACGGTGGACAGCTCCTGGGGCAACGGGTTCACCGCGACGGTGACGGCGCGGAACACCGGCGCCTCGACCCTGGCCGGCTGGACGCTCGGCTGGAGCTTCGCCGGTGACCAGCGGATCACCAACGCCTGGAACGCGACCGCCTCCCAGAGCGGCGCCGCGGTGACCGCGCGGGACGCGGGGTGGAACGGCACCCTGGCGCCCGGCGCGAGCGCGAGCTTCGGCTTCCAGGCGACGTACTCCGGCGGCAACGCGACACCGGCCCGGTTCACCGTGAACGGAGCCGACTGCGCCTGA
- a CDS encoding IclR family transcriptional regulator — translation MTLPTTPATNAAGRLLSVLAAFDRAAPALTLTEISRRAGLSLPTAHRLLSELTAWGALERDADGVYHVGLRLFELGTLAPRGPVLREAALPFLEDLYEATRENVQLAVREAGDAVYVERLAGRSSVGVRTRLGAHWPLHATGVGLALLAHAPAAFQEAYLAAGLAAFTPWTVTDPDRLRRMLAEVRTTGLAVSDRQVTEDALSVAAPVRGGDGAVVAAVSVVVRAPGSAAALAPAVRLAARGISRALATGRAAGVGAGAAGVGAGATGASAGVTGAAAGASAGATGPGAAGRAAPFA, via the coding sequence ATGACCCTCCCGACCACCCCGGCCACCAACGCCGCCGGGCGGCTGCTGTCCGTGCTGGCCGCCTTCGACCGGGCGGCCCCCGCCCTCACCCTGACCGAGATCAGCCGCCGCGCCGGACTCTCGCTGCCCACCGCGCACCGGCTGCTGTCCGAACTCACCGCCTGGGGCGCGCTGGAGCGCGACGCCGACGGCGTCTACCACGTCGGGCTGCGCCTGTTCGAGCTCGGCACGCTCGCCCCGCGCGGGCCGGTGCTGCGCGAGGCGGCCCTGCCGTTCCTGGAGGACCTGTACGAGGCGACCCGGGAGAACGTGCAGCTCGCGGTCCGGGAGGCCGGTGACGCGGTCTACGTGGAACGGCTGGCCGGCCGCTCCTCGGTCGGGGTCCGCACCCGGCTCGGCGCGCACTGGCCGCTGCACGCGACCGGTGTCGGCCTGGCGCTGCTCGCGCACGCCCCGGCCGCCTTCCAGGAGGCGTACCTGGCCGCCGGACTGGCCGCCTTCACCCCCTGGACGGTGACCGACCCGGACCGGCTGCGGCGGATGCTGGCCGAGGTGCGCACCACCGGGCTGGCGGTCAGCGACCGCCAGGTCACCGAGGACGCGCTGTCGGTCGCCGCCCCGGTCCGGGGCGGCGACGGTGCGGTGGTCGCGGCGGTCTCCGTGGTGGTGCGCGCGCCGGGCAGCGCCGCCGCGCTCGCCCCGGCCGTGCGGCTCGCGGCGCGCGGCATCTCCCGGGCGCTGGCGACGGGCCGGGCGGCGGGCGTTGGCGCGGGTGCGGCGGGCGTTGGCGCGGGTGCGACGGGTGCGAGCGCGGGTGTGACGGGTGCGGCGGCGGGCGCGAGCGCGGGTGCGACAGGGCCGGGCGCGGCGGGCCGGGCGGCGCCTTTCGCCTGA
- a CDS encoding endo-1,4-beta-xylanase — translation MKLRRTLVAAAAAAVVLPLVPSAVAAAAPEKKPAPAADSLRALGDRQKLGIGTAVDDAHLGSDQPYTDLVAGQFSVVTPENAMKWESVEPTRGSYDWAAADRLVAFAGEHGQQVRGHTLLWHNQLPSWLTGGVADGGISKDQLREILRKHVTDEVTHFRGRIWQWDVANEVFANAWDPNPLPNGLNGDDFWIRNLGEGVVADVFRWAHQADPKALLFYNDYNIAGQDGSNAKFQAVHDFFGKLVAQGVPVDGIGEQGHLDTQYGFDGQRFQADLQAYADLGLKVAVTEADVRTFVDNATDQVPTSQLAAFAQPYEFSQMLTACQLVDACVSFTAWGVYDGDSWIPGTFAGTGYGLLYDVNMRPKPAYFTLRQDLALAAGDARHGGGRK, via the coding sequence GTGAAGCTTCGCCGTACGCTCGTGGCGGCCGCCGCCGCGGCCGTCGTCCTCCCGCTCGTCCCGTCCGCCGTCGCCGCGGCCGCCCCGGAGAAGAAGCCGGCCCCCGCCGCCGACTCGCTGCGCGCCCTCGGCGACCGGCAGAAGCTGGGCATCGGCACCGCCGTCGACGACGCCCACCTGGGCAGCGACCAGCCGTACACCGACCTGGTCGCCGGCCAGTTCTCCGTCGTGACGCCGGAGAACGCGATGAAGTGGGAGTCGGTGGAGCCGACCCGCGGCAGCTACGACTGGGCCGCCGCCGACCGGCTGGTGGCGTTCGCCGGGGAGCACGGCCAGCAGGTCCGCGGCCACACCCTGCTCTGGCACAACCAGCTGCCGTCCTGGCTGACCGGTGGCGTGGCCGACGGCGGCATCAGCAAGGACCAGCTGCGCGAGATCCTGCGCAAGCACGTCACCGACGAGGTCACGCACTTCCGGGGCAGGATCTGGCAGTGGGACGTCGCCAACGAGGTCTTCGCCAACGCCTGGGACCCGAACCCGCTGCCCAACGGCCTCAACGGCGACGACTTCTGGATCAGGAACCTCGGCGAGGGCGTCGTCGCCGACGTCTTCCGCTGGGCCCACCAGGCCGACCCGAAGGCCCTGCTCTTCTACAACGACTACAACATCGCCGGCCAGGACGGCAGCAACGCCAAGTTCCAGGCCGTGCACGACTTCTTCGGCAAGCTGGTCGCCCAGGGCGTGCCGGTCGACGGCATCGGCGAGCAGGGCCACCTCGACACCCAGTACGGCTTCGACGGGCAGCGCTTCCAGGCCGACCTCCAGGCGTACGCCGACCTCGGCCTGAAGGTCGCCGTCACCGAGGCCGACGTGCGCACCTTCGTCGACAACGCCACCGACCAGGTGCCGACCAGCCAGCTCGCCGCGTTCGCCCAGCCGTACGAGTTCTCCCAGATGCTGACGGCCTGCCAGCTCGTCGACGCCTGCGTCTCGTTCACCGCGTGGGGCGTGTACGACGGCGACTCGTGGATCCCCGGCACCTTCGCCGGCACCGGCTACGGCCTGCTCTACGACGTCAACATGCGGCCGAAGCCCGCCTACTTCACCCTGCGGCAGGACCTCGCCCTCGCCGCGGGCGACGCCAGGCACGGCGGCGGCAGGAAGTAG
- a CDS encoding endo-1,4-beta-xylanase, with amino-acid sequence MPRLPRKTRFHKALTPAVCTAAGLVAVLTAGPAAQAAGAATLGAAAAGGNRYFGTAAASGRLGDSTYATVLDREFTMITPENEMKWDTVEPARGSFNFGPGDSIVNHAAAHGQRMRGHTLVWHSQLPGWVGSIGDAATLRGVLDNHITQEMSHYKGKIYAWDVVNEAFADDGSGRHRPSVFQNLLGDGFIEQAFRTARNVDPAAKLCYNDYSIEDWSAAKTQGVYSMVKDFKSRGVPIDCVGFQSHFGSGGAPASFRTTLANFAALGVDVQLTELDIAQAAPAAYAGAVQACLDVARCTGITVWGIRDSDSWRTGENPLLFDNNGNKKAAYTSVLNALNNAAGTPGGGTPGGGIVSGTVYTLTDVAAGRVLDEPAGQTGNGTQLQVWDANGTAANQQWRATQDSDGSYTLTNLASGRVLDEPSGQTGNGTRLQVWDANGGAANQHWRASRNADGSYTLLNAASGRALEIPGGQNGNGAPVQVWDSNGGANQHWTFK; translated from the coding sequence ATGCCCCGACTCCCACGGAAGACCCGGTTCCACAAGGCCCTGACCCCGGCCGTCTGCACGGCGGCCGGCCTGGTCGCCGTCCTCACCGCCGGCCCCGCCGCCCAGGCCGCCGGAGCGGCCACGCTCGGCGCCGCGGCGGCCGGCGGCAACCGCTACTTCGGCACCGCGGCCGCCTCCGGCCGCCTCGGCGACTCGACCTACGCCACCGTCCTCGACCGGGAATTCACCATGATCACCCCGGAGAACGAGATGAAGTGGGACACCGTCGAGCCCGCCCGGGGCTCGTTCAACTTCGGCCCCGGCGACTCGATCGTCAACCACGCCGCCGCGCACGGCCAGCGGATGCGCGGCCACACCCTGGTCTGGCACTCCCAACTGCCGGGCTGGGTCGGCTCGATCGGCGACGCCGCCACCCTGCGCGGCGTGCTGGACAACCACATCACCCAGGAGATGTCCCACTACAAGGGCAAGATCTACGCCTGGGACGTGGTCAACGAGGCGTTCGCCGACGACGGCAGCGGCCGGCACCGCCCCTCGGTGTTCCAGAACCTGCTGGGCGACGGCTTCATCGAGCAGGCGTTCCGCACCGCGCGGAACGTCGATCCGGCCGCCAAGCTCTGCTACAACGACTACAGCATCGAGGACTGGTCGGCCGCCAAGACGCAGGGCGTCTACAGCATGGTCAAGGACTTCAAGTCCCGCGGCGTGCCGATCGACTGCGTCGGCTTCCAGAGCCACTTCGGCAGCGGCGGCGCGCCCGCGAGCTTCCGCACCACGCTGGCGAACTTCGCCGCGCTCGGCGTCGACGTCCAGCTCACCGAGCTCGACATCGCCCAGGCCGCCCCCGCCGCGTACGCCGGCGCGGTCCAGGCCTGCCTCGACGTCGCCCGCTGCACCGGCATCACGGTCTGGGGCATCCGCGACAGCGACTCCTGGCGCACCGGCGAGAACCCGCTGCTGTTCGACAACAACGGCAACAAGAAGGCCGCGTACACCTCGGTGCTCAACGCCCTGAACAACGCCGCCGGCACGCCCGGCGGCGGCACGCCCGGCGGGGGCATCGTCTCCGGCACCGTGTACACGCTCACCGACGTGGCGGCCGGACGGGTCCTCGACGAGCCCGCCGGGCAGACCGGCAACGGCACCCAGCTCCAGGTCTGGGACGCCAACGGCACCGCCGCCAACCAGCAGTGGCGGGCCACCCAGGACAGCGACGGCAGCTACACCCTGACCAACCTCGCCAGCGGCCGGGTGCTGGACGAGCCGAGCGGCCAGACCGGCAACGGGACCAGGCTCCAGGTCTGGGACGCCAACGGCGGCGCGGCCAACCAGCACTGGCGGGCCAGCCGCAACGCCGACGGCTCCTACACCCTGCTCAACGCGGCCAGCGGCCGCGCCCTGGAGATCCCCGGCGGCCAGAACGGCAACGGCGCGCCCGTCCAGGTCTGGGACTCCAACGGCGGCGCCAACCAGCACTGGACCTTCAAGTGA
- a CDS encoding extracellular catalytic domain type 1 short-chain-length polyhydroxyalkanoate depolymerase, which translates to MPRIHSSASRLLGVLAVLALALGLNLQAAPRAGAASLTQVTNFGTNPTGLLMHLYVPASVRPDPPILLALHGCQGSGPYLYSSTDFGRLADQYGFLVVYPSTSPAGSCWDVSSDQALTRGGGSDPVGLMSMVTYAEQHYGGNPNAVYVTGESSGGMMTNVMLADYPDVFKAGAAFMGVPYHCFATGTVRGWNSACAQGQVSMTAQQWGALARGAYPGYTGPRPRVQLWHGTADTILSHHDLGEEVKQWTDVLGVGQTPSSADTPAANWNRTRYADAAGTVRVEAYSIVGAGHELPVQGAGMAANAVHFMGLDAAPAPAGGPLRAVAAGKCLTDPGSAAGSQQQIAGCTGAAGQTWTRTADGRLTVTVGGATRCLDASAKGTANGTKVITWSCNGQPNQQWQVNADGTVTGVQSGLCLDVAGLGTADGTPVQLWGCSGGTNQQWKLG; encoded by the coding sequence ATGCCCCGAATCCACTCGTCCGCGTCCAGACTGCTCGGCGTCCTCGCCGTGCTCGCCCTCGCGCTCGGCCTGAACCTCCAGGCGGCGCCCCGGGCCGGCGCGGCCTCGCTGACCCAGGTCACGAACTTCGGCACCAACCCGACCGGCCTGCTGATGCACCTGTACGTGCCGGCCTCGGTCAGGCCCGACCCGCCGATCCTGCTCGCCCTGCACGGCTGCCAGGGCAGCGGCCCCTACCTGTACTCCAGCACCGACTTCGGCCGGCTCGCCGACCAGTACGGCTTCCTGGTGGTCTACCCGTCGACCAGCCCGGCCGGCAGCTGCTGGGACGTCTCCTCCGACCAGGCGCTGACCCGCGGCGGCGGCAGCGACCCGGTCGGGCTGATGTCGATGGTGACCTACGCCGAGCAGCACTACGGCGGCAACCCGAACGCGGTGTACGTCACCGGCGAGTCCTCCGGCGGCATGATGACCAACGTGATGCTCGCCGACTACCCGGACGTCTTCAAGGCCGGCGCGGCGTTCATGGGCGTGCCCTACCACTGCTTCGCCACCGGCACGGTGCGCGGCTGGAACTCCGCCTGCGCGCAGGGCCAGGTCTCGATGACCGCGCAGCAGTGGGGCGCCCTGGCGCGCGGCGCCTACCCCGGCTACACCGGCCCGCGCCCCCGGGTGCAGCTGTGGCACGGCACCGCCGACACCATCCTCAGCCACCACGACCTCGGCGAGGAGGTCAAGCAGTGGACCGATGTCCTCGGCGTCGGCCAGACGCCGTCGTCCGCCGACACCCCCGCCGCCAACTGGAACCGCACCCGCTACGCCGACGCCGCGGGCACCGTCCGGGTCGAGGCGTACAGCATCGTCGGGGCCGGGCACGAACTGCCGGTCCAGGGCGCCGGGATGGCCGCCAACGCGGTCCACTTCATGGGCCTGGACGCCGCCCCCGCCCCCGCCGGCGGCCCGCTGCGCGCGGTCGCGGCCGGCAAGTGCCTGACCGACCCGGGCAGCGCGGCGGGCAGCCAGCAGCAGATCGCCGGCTGCACCGGCGCCGCCGGCCAGACCTGGACCCGCACCGCCGACGGCCGGCTGACCGTGACCGTCGGCGGCGCCACCCGGTGCCTGGACGCCAGCGCCAAGGGCACCGCCAACGGCACCAAGGTGATCACCTGGTCCTGCAACGGCCAGCCCAACCAGCAGTGGCAGGTCAACGCGGACGGCACCGTCACCGGCGTGCAGTCGGGGCTCTGCCTGGACGTGGCCGGGCTGGGCACCGCCGACGGCACGCCCGTCCAGCTGTGGGGCTGCAGCGGCGGCACGAACCAGCAGTGGAAGCTGGGCTGA